Proteins from a genomic interval of Phlebotomus papatasi isolate M1 chromosome 3, Ppap_2.1, whole genome shotgun sequence:
- the LOC129807022 gene encoding glycine-rich selenoprotein-like, translating to MVYVSRDGTVYDRPPWSLERLVSLFWAVCNFIYVFFLTMFNLDPDNPRGGFSRSSWGGGSGGGGGGNPPRPPNRRMGGFRTISDCSVPGGG from the exons ATGGTATACGTGTCACGAG ATGGCACTGTCTATGATCGCCCTCCATGGAGCCTGGAGAGGCTGGTCTCTCTCTTCTGGGCAGTGTGCAATTTCATCTATGTTTT CTTCCTGACAATGTTCAACCTAGATCCGGATAATCCCCGAGGGGGCTTCTCTAGAAGTTCCTGGGGTGGAGGAAGCGGCGGTGGAGGTGGCGGAAA TCCACCAAGGCCACCAAACAGGCGAATGGGAGGCTTCCGGACCATATCGGATTGCTCTGTCCCTGGTGGTGGATGA